Genomic segment of Apium graveolens cultivar Ventura chromosome 7, ASM990537v1, whole genome shotgun sequence:
TTGTGGGTAATATCGAGCCTTAAACACCCTGCCAACAAGGCTATTTGGATTTGTAACCAACCTCCACCCCTGCTTGCCAAGCATTGCCATGTTAAAGTCTCTGAAATCATGAAAACCCATCCCTCCCGTTGATTTATGTCTGCTCAATCGATCATAACTCATCCAATGGATACCTTTGCGCTCATCTGACTTTGGATTCCACCAAAATTTGGTTATATCTCTTTCCAGCTCTCTTGTAATCTCCAGCGGCAATAAGAACACACTCATAGCATAGGTCGGTAATGTTTGTACTGCTGACTTTACTAAAACTTATTTACCTCCTTGCGAAATGTATCGCCCATTCCAACTCTGAATTCTATTTCGAACTTTGTCTTTTAGAAACCCCAGAGTGCGTGTTTTATTCCTTCCCATCATATTTGGCAGGCCCAAATAAGTACACCCTTCCCCTGCTTCATCCATATTTAAAATCTGACATAACTCTTGACGAGTTGAAGAGTTTACATTAGTGCTGAAGAACACTGAAGATTTTGTCAAGTTAACCTTCTGGCCTGATGCTCTTTCAAAGATTTGCAACATTTACAGCAGACGTAAAGCCTCATCTTCACTAGCTTTGCAAAACAGGTATCTATCATCAGCAAATAACATGTGGGTTATACTCGGAGCTTGTCTAGCAACTTTAATGCCCCTGATCCACTTATTAGCCTCATAATGACGCAGCATCGCTGAAATCCCTTCCGCACAAAGAATAAATAAGTAAGGGCTTAACGGGTCTCCTTTCCTAATACCACGACTGGGATAGATAGGTCCGACTTCCCTTCTAGCATGAGTAACATTATAATAAACTGTTCTCACACACTGCATTATAAGATAAACCCACCTTTCGTGAAATCCCATTTTAGTTAACACTGCTTGCAAATACCCCCATTCTACTCTATCATAAGCTTTACTCATGTCAATCTTTAGCGCCATGTGACCCTCCTTTCCTCTCTGCTTCCGTTTTAAGAGGTGCATGACTTCATATGCAATCATTACATTATCCGAAATTAACCTCCCCGGGATAAAAGCGCTTTGATTCTCTGAGACAACCAAATCCAGCAAGTGTTTCATCCTGTTGGCCATTACCTTTGTAATAATCTTAACTAAGACATTACATAAAGAAATAGGACGAAGATCCGTAATCACAGCAGGCCCTTTTTTCTTTGGGATCAAGACTATATTTGTTGAATTCAAATCAGTACTCATCGTGCCATCATGGAAGAACTTTCTAACCATATCAACCACGTCTCCTCCTATAATCTTTCAATATTTTTGAAAGAAGGCCGGAGTCATACCGTCTGGCCCTGGCGCTTTATCTGGATTCATATAAAACAGAGCTAATTTAACTTCCGCCTCCGTAATCTCTTCTAGCAGCTCCTCATTCTGAGCTGTGGATATAGTAGTTGGGATGCAACTAACAACTTCTGTCCAATCAGTCTCTGATGCACTGAATAAGCCTGTGAAGTACTCAGAAATCAACTCATTTAAACCATTTTCCCATTCAACCCACTCTCCTTCAGCATTTTGTAATTGGTGAAAAAGATTGTTTTTGCATCTAGCACTTGCTGAGGAAAGAAAATATTTACTATTTTTATCCCCTGCTTGCAGCCACAGTTGCTTTAATCTCTGACGCCAAAAAATCTCTCGTTGATCAAGAGCTAAAGAAAGCTGGTTCTTTGCCTCAATATATTTCCCCTGTGAGCTTTCATCTCTGCTGCCACGGTACTTCTTCATTTCTTATTTACACTTCTTTATACGCTTGCTAAAATTACCTGTGACTTCTTTTCCCCATACTGCCAGCGTCTCATTACAAGCCTTCACTTTCTGCTGAATACTACCATCTGAATTCACATACCATCCATCTTTAATAATCTGCTCGCATATTGGTTCAATTAACCAAGCATTCTCAAATCTGAATCGGAACGCCGTATTGATCTGAGTTTTTTGTTGAGGAACTAAAAATATTGGACTATGATCTGAAGCATTGCACTCCAGGTTATATAATTTAGCTAATGGGAAGAGATCTAACCATTTTGCGATGTTAAAGCTCTGCCCAACCGCACCTCCATCAACTCTGACGTACCTCTTCCTCGTTCCCAAGTAAACTGGTGACCCACTATATTCATGTCTACTAAGCCAATATCTTGAATTGCATCGTTAAACCCTTCTATTAACCAGTTTGGATACTGAGACCCTCCCATTTTGTCATTTAAAGACGTTACATTTTTAAGATCTCTAATCACACACCATGATAAGTTTGAATCCCGAGCTAAATGTCATAACATGTCCCATGTTTTCCGTCTTTGAGCTCGATCAGGTTCTCCATATATACCAGTAAGACGCAATGCATGAGAACCCTGCACCCTTACTTCTACATCTATATGATTTTGAGACAGACCCAAGAGATTTACTTGGTCTCGTTCTTTCCACATTAGAGCTAGCCCACCGCTTCTTCCTTCACAATCCACTACTAGCATCCCCTCGAACCCCAACTTATTCCGAACCCAATCCATTTTGGCTCTTCTGGCAAAAGTTTCacataaaaacaaaaacaaaggCTTTTCTTGACGTACAACGTCCATTAGAAACTGAATATTTCGAGGAAGCCCCACTCCTCGGCAGTTCCAGCTCAACGTATTCATAATGATTGGCGGGTCTGCGTAGCAACACCCGCCATTATCCCGTTTTTTGGCTCGAAGTTTGCAGTACTTTGAGTGTCTTTCATGTCTATATCTGTACTCATTATATTTTTAATTGGCCCCTCCTCATTGGGCTCTTCTGTTCTTTTACACTTCGGGTCAGAAATAAAGAGCCCATTATGCTCTATTCCACTTAGAAATTCTCCCGCCACTACGTTATTCAAAATCATGTCAGTTGGAGCAAATTTAGGAATATGTTGAGTATCTATTTCAATCCCGCGCTTTTCGATATTTATTTCCCGATACTCTGGCCCAATGATAACTCCACCCCTTCCTGAATTTTCGCCCTGATTGATTCCCCCAGCGACATCCGCGGTAACAACTAAACTGTTGCCGACTTCTGTTCCTTCTGCCGGAAAACTGACCGGAGAGCTGCCCCCATGCCTCAACCATTTGTCTCTTATCGTATGGTTTCTCCGTCTTGGCTCCGCTCTCATCCAAGCACCATATGGCTTCTCAATATTATCCAATGGTGTGTCGAAAATTCTCTCACAGAACCTCTCACTGTGCCATATCATTCTGCATATGAAACAAAATATCGGCACACCTTCATACCTAAAATTTACCCAGCACCAGTTTCCGTCCTTACTTTTCAGTTTCATCCTCCGTTTTAAAGGCTTATCAAGATCAATGGCCACTCTTACTCTGATATACTCCCTCCACACCCCAACAAAATTATTTGCATCTGATGCTATGAACTTTCCAATGTGGTTTCCTACATCTTTCACTACCTTTTGTGACATGAAGCCAGTAGTCATCCCATGAAGCTGAACCCATAGTTCAAGAGTATTGATAGGTATCAAATGTGGATCGTCGCCTTCTTTCATACGTTCAAATACTAATTGGAATATCCCAAATGTCCATGGACTTCCCTCTATGACTCGAGAGATATCCACCTCATGGTAGAACTGGAACACATATATTCCTATCTATCTCCTTCACATACATTCCCCTCCCCGGCCTCCAGAGCGATGCCATCTTGTGTTGCATGGCTTGGAAATCGATTGGTGATTCCGTCAAGAACCGACCCACTAGGCACCAGCGCACATTTCTATCAGACAAAGTCTCTGTGTTCTCTTCATACATCAATCCTCCCTCATCTTCATCCTCGATTTAGATTCTCGCAAAACTAGCCTCCATCTCCTGTATTGAGTTTCTCCCCCTCGCCACTACTGTTGAACATCGCAGATTCAAAATAAGACTTTAACAATACTCGACGAAAGAAAACTTTCAAACCATGTCATAAGACAAGACTCCCACTACATTCCCCTTAAatcttaaataatataaaaacaaCTCTCTACTATTTACATTTTGgtaattaataaaataatcttatttttttcttcttttcaaatgTTAACAACTCAAAGGAGAGGGAGCATAGATTATCCCTAATTTCTTTTCTCCTCATACTGTGCAATCTATCAATTACAGAATCTATATGTAACCCAGTGTGTTAATAAGCATTCTAAGATTTATTGCTATAGgcatcaattttttttatataaaaagaGGCTTGCATTGCAAATGAAACATGAACGTATAGTTAAAAAATTTATTATGATTCGTAAGTACAAAGTGAAATATAAAAATATGAGTatgttaatataatttataagtaCAAATTTCGTTAAACACTTTGCATATCAAAAGAGAATCTTATTGGAGAAAAATTCTCTTAAATGCTTACGAAaactaaatttttttttttgcaaagTATTAAGATTTCACTAAAAAAAATTGTTTATAGTGTCAAGGAACCTGTTACTTAAAATCTCAAGACTAGAGAATGGTCGTGATTGTGAGAAAATGTTGGGGGTGGTAGGGATCGAACCTAATCCTCTGTcagcttagctctgataccatatcaAGGAACTCAAGATAATAGAGAATGATCCTTTGCAGaattttatattattctaacaaCAAGGAGGATTTTATCAAATATTATTAaccatttttaaaaaaaaattgtattgGTTTTAAAGAAGATATTACAAATTAATAACTTAAAAGTTCTCTTTTAAAACATTCACTagcatatatattattatttcaTAGGGAAGATTCTGTTAAAGTGGTACGATACAAAATCAAATAACAAATACATCTTTTAAATGAACCGTCATATTTTTATAATTCGTTTATTGTATCATAAAATTAGTTAACATTCTTATTTATTTTGTTTCAAACTATTtaaatttatgcaaataacatTATAAGATTTTGTTAAACATATTAGAGCATATTTAAAATATTGTATTAttttttggaaaaaaaataaTAGTATTGAGTAAAAAACTTAAGTCCCTTAAGCTCTTTACTTAAGCAGACATAAAATTGTTATGTGATCTACTTAAAGATGACAGTATCTTATTTAAAAAAGACACTTTCctctaaaaaaattattattttttaatattttaggtaCTTCTTATATCAATTTGTTATACACGGGTTTTTttactattatttttaattactgtattaatatattaatgaaagattCCTTTAAATGGTACGTGAAATTAAACAATTTATTCTCTAAAGATTCTCTTAAATATCAAATATTTAAGAGAATCTCAAATATTATATCGTTT
This window contains:
- the LOC141674202 gene encoding putative mitochondrial protein AtMg00310; this translates as MSVFLLPLEITRELERDITKFWWNPKSDERKGIHWMSYDRLSRHKSTGGMGFHDFRDFNMAMLGKQGWRLVTNPNSLVGRVFKARYYPQGNFLDSGLGNNPIIYSVASGSRKEFFLQALGQSKVSSLRINDQMGWDEDIF
- the LOC141674204 gene encoding uncharacterized protein LOC141674204 — its product is MGGSQYPNWLIEGFNDAIQDIGLVDMNIVGHQFTWERGRDHSPIFLVPQQKTQINTAFRFRFENAWLIEPICEQIIKDGWYVNSDGSIQQKVKACNETLAVWGKEVTGNFSKRIKKCK